One genomic segment of Alosa sapidissima isolate fAloSap1 chromosome 13, fAloSap1.pri, whole genome shotgun sequence includes these proteins:
- the ca9 gene encoding carbonic anhydrase 9 isoform X3: MMVAANKRAKSTKVKSHSHHWGYTDQATWGSVFTDCNGKSQSPIDINTKTAIYDDSLPSIKLEGYDLTDSPALTLLNNGHTLQLSLPRSMQIVSGFDRVYHAAQLHFHWGSVEEPGSEHTIDNVHFPAEIHVVHYNSKYANLSEAASKPDGLAVLGAFIGIGLRENENYEKILSALTDVSVEETNTEIPGFNVRHLLPNSLERFYRYTGSLTTPPCFQTVNWTMFNDTITVSRKQLAALEDTLKMEQNQLLRLNFRAPQLLYGRRVLSSFSASPAQLSPKIVPLTETDPNNPRVRASTGGLAELSRGDILAIAFGGLFAVTLLAFSLYAYQQRKKNSKIKKDSRQNVIYKPATKEEA, from the exons ACCAAGCAACATGGGGTTCTGTTTTCACTGACTGCAATGGAAAATCCCAGTCTCCCATTGACATCAACACCAAGACAGCCATCTATGATGACAGCCTGCCCTCCATCAAGCTGGAGGGCTATGACCTGACCGACAGCCCTGCTCTCACACTGCTGAACAATGGGCACACAC TGCAGCTGAGCCTGCCCCGCAGCATGCAGATCGTCAGCGGCTTCGACCGGGTCTACCATGCGGCCCAGCTCCACTTCCACTGGGGCTCGGTGGAGGAGCCCGGCTCAGAGCACACCATCGACAACGTCCACTTCCCtgcagag ATCCATGTGGTCCACTACAACTCTAAGTATGCCAACCTCTCAGAAGCAGCCTCTAAGCCAGATGGGTTGGCCGTCCTGGGAGCCTTCATCGGA ATCGGTCTGCGTGAGAATGAGAACTATGAGAAGATCCTGTCAGCCCTCACGGATGTCAGCGTGGAAG AAACTAATACAGAAATCCCAGGGTTCAATGTCCGTCATCTGTTGCCAAACAGTCTGGAGCGATTCTACAGATACACAGGATCTCTGACCACCCCACCCTGCTTCCAGACTGTCAACTGGACCATGTTCAATGATACCATCACAGTGTCCAGAAAGCAG ctgGCAGCCCTGGAGGACACGCTAAAAATGGAGCAGAACCAACTCCTGCGCTTGAACTTCCGGGCCCCACAGCTCCTTTATGGCCGACGAGTCCTCTCGTCCTTCAGCGCGTCGCCTGCTCAGCTGA GCCCCAAAATCGTTCCTCTGACGGAAACCGATCCCAACAACCCGAGGGTTAGAGCATCCACCGGCGGTCTAG CAGAACTGTCCAGAG GTGATATCCTAGCCATAGCGTTTGGAGGACTCTTTGCTGTCACTCTTCTGGCTTTCTCATTATATGCCTACCAGCAACGGAAAAAAAATTCTAA GATAAAAAAAGATTCCCGTCAGAATGTCATCTATAAGCCAGCAACTAAGGAGGAGGCATAG